One genomic segment of Clavelina lepadiformis chromosome 3, kaClaLepa1.1, whole genome shotgun sequence includes these proteins:
- the LOC143450816 gene encoding NCK-interacting protein with SH3 domain-like, translating into MCMVKMYKAIHSYSGRKGGSHTLPINNGDILCVLEKTNDSWWLASNADGKIGYVPVTYVKLDHKYDSKDVVLQSVDRAIAAVYASAENGRLSDQQQSLLKKLTKHKDETLTSMKHNKQNHSKRQAPAPPVQCTITPPPPPRSISLNQETALSQPQQLQSFNTSVCTEGVSKAVEEFVLEASHTETVSLKTQEDNFAADRSNIVVGIPNHLGEDLVHLVQEQTKLREGRSRELVASIAKMIGESIPSISNVMNEIVEVLPTAEIMSDPNIEKLGLALANLTEIKDDAQQRNWAIEDDKQKITTILNDIIESLSNGNKEDCINELLKDDCQSVTMLTVYHQMESRVSIRILVLQVLGVICSLSTKFISALLPTVLPDELVRDITEHCDDIQRICFSALVLSMVFSTGEPVPVGYYDTVGEKFIGFLLKCIENGLEEDSQDQVGDIFVRLILSINLHFLIPQDNLTLNAVVTGQSSTTLSEKIMLLVNRGDDPVVTCEANDCPPPHSVVKFLQDIFSRDDTAQSFLYTNDLLVLIDILTRNISDLSPGDKLRTEYLDLLLNVLKRSSYHETKHKGNEILSVLERIRDEDAFIEDNLQTNVEFDKRIVNIILQEHKDCLV; encoded by the coding sequence ATGTGCATGGTGAAGATGTACAAAGCCATACACAGCTACAGTGGCCGTAAAGGCGGTAGCCACACTTTGCCAATTAATAATGGAGACATTCTTTGTGTTCTTGAGAAAACCAATGACTCTTGGTGGCTTGCTTCGAATGCTGATGGAAAAATAGGGTATGTTCCGGTAACTTATGTTAAATTAGATCACAAGTATGACTCAAAAGATGTTGTGCTGCAATCTGTTGATCGAGCGATAGCTGCAGTTTATGCTTCAGCTGAAAATGGCAGGCTTTCAGATCAACAGCAGagtttgttaaaaaagttgaCAAAGCACAAAGATGAAACACTGACTTCAATGAAGCATAACAAGCAAAATCACTCAAAAAGACAAGCTCCTGCACCACCTGTGCAATGTACTATCACTCCTCCGCCACCACCAAGAAGTATTTCTTTAAACCAGGAAACAGCATTAAGTCAACCACAACAATTGCAATCTTTCAATACATCTGTATGTACTGAAGGAGTGAGCAAAGCTGTTGAAGAGTTTGTCCTGGAAGCCAGCCATACTGAAACTGTATCATTAAAAACACAAGAAGATAATTTTGCAGCTGACCGCTCAAACATAGTAGTTGGCATTCCAAATCATCTGGGTGAGGATTTGGTCCATTTAGTTCAAGAGCAAACAAAACTCAGAGAAGGACGTTCAAGAGAATTGGTTGCGTCTATTGCCAAAATGATTGGGGAAAGCATCCCATCAATATCAAACGTCATGAATGAAATTGTTGAGGTGTTACCCACAGCTGAAATCATGTCTGATCCCAATATAGAGAAGTTAGGTCTTGCCCTCGCTAATCTGACAGAAATAAAAGATGATGCACAACAAAGGAATTGGGCCATTGAAGATGACAAACAGAAAATTACAACTATTTTAAACGATATTATTGAGTCATTATCAAATGGAAATAAGGAGGACTGTATCAATGAGCTATTGAAAGATGACTGCCAATCTGTAACTATGCTCACAGTTTATCACCAAATGGAGTCTAGGGTTAGCATCAGAATCTTAGTGTTGCAGGTTTTAGGTGTGATTTGTTCCCTGTCAACGAAGTTTATATCTGCTCTTTTGCCAACTGTTTTACCAGATGAACTTGTTCGAGATATCACAGAACACTGTGATGACATTCAAAGGATATGTTTTTCAGCATTGGTGCTGAGTATGGTGTTTTCCACAGGAGAACCAGTTCCTGTAGGTTATTATGACACTGTTGGAGAAAAGTTTATTGGTTTTCTCTTAAAATGCATTGAAAATGGTTTAGAAGAGGATTCTCAAGATCAAGTTGGTGACATCTTCGTCCGTCTCATTCTTTCCATTAACTTACACTTTCTTATTCCACAAGATAATCTGACGTTGAATGCAGTAGTTACCGGACAATCAAGCACTACTCTTAGTGAGAAAATAATGCTACTGGTCAACAGGGGAGATGACCCGGTGGTTACTTGTGAGGCCAACGATTGCCCACCTCCTCATTCTGTTGTGAAGTTTCTTCAAGATATTTTTTCACGTGATGACACAGCCCAGTCTTTTCTCTATACCAATGACTTATTGGTTCTGATAGATATTCTTACACGAAACATTTCTGATCTTTCACCGGGTGACAAATTAAGAACAGAGTATTTGGATTTGTTGCTCAATGTGTTGAAACGTTCATCCTACCATGAAACCAAGCACAAAGGAAATGAAATTTTGTCTGTGTTGGAACGCATAAGGGATGAAGATGCCTTCATAGAGGACAATCTGCAAACAAATGTTGAGTTTGATAAGAGAAttgttaatattattttacaaGAGCATAAGGATTGTTTAGTGTAA
- the LOC143450815 gene encoding limb region 1 protein homolog: MFEWETASAEIKQQSIEEIEEEFNNVVREYIINLLTFVVLFLFSYVVVASYHQKKERVGLYAEDEDAKAYRISFYLCTFSLSVSFGSVLMLPMSMLGNEVVHLYPDSYWVQWLNGALVHTFWKWIFILSNTSLFVLLPFSYFFTESEGFTGQRRGLMPRVYETITVLLLLAAVVFGLAVLALAFVDNDDSAQDILMMVGEYYLQYLYSFLICACVIFMLAACAPFGFTILFDSVGHLLVKPKIFENNESKIETEEMEENALKIKLTSESSLKRITSEEKASLVKKLESVKQSRKKLERRKKASAFERNLAFPLTMLILLALTALALFLVSIHVLKLVFIGDHELHPSTVWEDYRKDYRSINIERKVDGLFFQKDAEADVDTHWWWKWKFWSSKQKEKEAVLNSIPTPAVKSHMYSLGANSLSSFGIVGTILEVCVIFYLLLASVVGLYNLPGFRLLKPQVQETTMTKIILNCLVLQLIGPSLPVLSRVLGITDFDLQGNFGKFYWLGNFYIVLSFNVIFAITTALCLVNKMTSKMRRELLKALQSSAVLISEKLSKKHEKVPGTPVPKSKKVKTMQSSPETSANSSVSAEAMMKKSPLLDSQEQLETLTESLHIDNKCTFLCTPSRKAALTVRKRKQPIRENGHVTS, from the exons ATGTTTGAGTGGGAGACAGCGAGTGCTGAAATTAAGCAGCAGAGCATCGAAGAAATTGAAGAAGAGTTTAATAATGTG GTGAGAGAATATATTATTAATCTGTTAACTTTCGTGgtgctttttcttttctcttaCGTGGTTGTGGCATCATACcatcaaaagaaagaaagagtTGGACTTTATGCTGAAGATGAAGATGCTAAAGCATACAG GATATCATTTTATCTGTGCACCTTTTCGTTGTCTGTTTCTTTTGGCTCCGTGCTGATGTTGCCAATGTCTATGCTTGGAAATGAAGTTGTTCATTTGTACCCAGATAGCTACTGGGTTCAGTGGCTAAATGGAGCTCTGGTACATA CTTTTTGGAAATGGATTTTTATCTTAAGTAACACATCGCTTTTTGTATTACTTCCGTTTTCTTATTTCTTCACCGAGTCTGAGGGTTTTACCGGTCAACGTCGTGGCTTAATGCCACGAGTGTATGAGACAATCACTGTGCTACTTTTACTGGCTGCCGTTGTTTTTGGCCTGGCTGTATTAGCACTTGCCTTTGTTGACAATGATGATTCTGCTCAG GATATCCTAATGATGGTGGGAGAATATTATTTGCAATATCTATATTCTTTTCTCATTTGTGCCTGTGTTATTTTCATGCTTGCTGCATGTGCCCCGTTTGGATTTACTATTCTTTTTGATTCTGTTGGTCATCTTCTTGTGAagccaaaaatatttgaaaataatgaGAGCAAAATTGAAACAGAAGAAATGGAAGAG AATGCCTTAAAAATCAAGCTGACATCTGAATCCTCTCTGAAACGAATTACCTCTGAAGAAAAAGCTTCCTTGGTAAAAAAGTTAGAATCAGTTAAACAGTCACGAAAAAAACTGGAACGGCGGAAAAAGGCTTCTGCCTTTGAGCGTAATTTGGCCTTTCCACTTACAATGCTTATTCTGCTTGCTCTTACTGCACTTGCTCTGTTTTTG GTTTCGATTCATGTCTTAAAACTTGTGTTCATTGGAGATCATGAACTGCACCCAAGTACTGTGTGGGAGGATTACAGAAAAGATTATAG gagCATAAATATCGAAAGGAAGGTGGATgggttattttttcaaaaggaTGCTGAAGCAGATGTGGACACTCACTGGTGGTGGAAATGGAAGTTTTGGTCGTCAAAACAAAAAGAGAAagaagctgttttaaattCCATACCGACACCAGCTGTAAAATCCCACATGTATTCATTAGGAGCTAACTCACTGTCTTCATTTGGTATTGTTGGAACAATTCTTGAAGTCTGTGTCATATTTTATCTGCTGCTTGCCTCTGTTGTTGGCTTGTACAACCTACCAGGCTTTCGTTTACTGAAACCTCAAGTGCAAGAGACAACCATGACAAAAATTATTCTTAACTGTTTAGTTTTGCAACTTATTGGTCCTTCATTACCGGTGTTGTCTCGCGTTTTAG gCATCACTGATTTTGACTTACAAgggaattttggaaaattttactGGCTTGGCAATTTCTACATAGTGTTGTCTTTCAATGTTATTTTTGCCATTACCACGGCGCTTTGCCTTGTAAACAAAATGACAAGCAAGATGCGCAGAGAACTTCTCAAAGCTTTAC AATCCAGCGCAGTTTTAATCAGTGAAAAGCTATCAAAGAAACATGAAAAAGTACCTGGAACACCAGTGCCAAAATCGAAAAAGGTGAAAACTATGCAATCGTCACCAGAGACTTCAGCCAATTCAAGTGTATCTGCGGAGGCAATGATGAAAAAATCACCTCTTCTAGATTCACAGGAACAATTGGAAACTTTGACTGAATCTTTACATATAGACAACAAATGTACCTTTTTATGCACTCCATCGCGTAAAGCAGCCTTGACTGTGAGAAAGCGCAAGCAACCTATTAGAGAAAACGGCCATGTTACAAGCTAA
- the LOC143450847 gene encoding DNA-directed RNA polymerase II subunit RPB1-like, translated as MAQLTESSVDLRLVKRVQFGILSPDEIKRMSVTEGGVQYPEVSEGGRPKLLGLMDPRQGVVDRMSRCQTCAGNMTDCPGHFGHIELAKPVFHVGFLTKTIKILRCVCFYCSKLLVEKNNPKIRQIMTKSKGQPRKRLAHVYELCKGKNICEGGEEMDNTFDMQQREEEEPRKVGHGGCGRYQPKIKRQGMELIAEWKHINEDSQEKKMPVSAERVLEIFKRISDEESEILGMDPRFARPEWMINTVLPVPPLCVRPSVVMGGGSARSQDDLTHKLADIIKSNQQLKKNEQSGTAAHIILEDVKLLQYHVATLSDNDMPGVPKALQKSGRPLKSIKQRLKAKEGRIRGNLMGKRVDFSARTVITPDPNLKIDEVGVPRSIACNMTYPEIVTPFNIERMQELVRRGNNQYPGAKYIIRDSGDRIDLRYHPKPSDLHLNVGYKVERHIKDGDVVVFNRQPTLHKMSMMGHKIKVLPWSTFRLNLSVTTPYNADFDGDEMNLHVPQSMETRAEILELAMVPRLIVTPQSNRPVMGIVQDTLTAVRKMTKRDTFIEKENFMNLLMYLNDWDGTIPQPAILKPKPLWTGKQLFSLIIPPGINCIRTHSTHPDGEDSGPYKFISPGDTRVLVENGVLLSGIVCKKSLGTSSGSLCHIVALEKTPDVCREFYSNIQTVVNSWLMVEGHSIGIGDTIADAQTYQDIQNQIRKAKQEVIEVIEKAHKEDLQPTPGNTLRQTFENQVNRILNDARDKTGSSAQKSLSDFNNFKAMVVAGSKGSKINISQVIAVVGQQNVEGKRIPFGFRHRTLPHFIKDDYGPEARGFVENSYLAGLTPTEFYFHAMGGREGLIDTAVKTAETGYIQRRLVKAMEAVMVRYDGTIRQCNDYMIQLCYGEDGLAGEKVEFQTLATLKPSHKSFDKKFRFDYTKERYMRRCLTEDVVRQIQTDVQIQQELESEFEQLQQDRENIRAIFPTGDSKIVLPVNLSRLIWNAQKIFHVDLRNPSYLNPVRVIEGVRELSKKLVIVSGEDRLSKEAQANATLLFNVHLRSTLCSRRVADEFRLTTEAFEWILGEIETKFQQAHVHPGEMVGALAAQSLGEPATQMTLNTFHYAGVSAKNVTLGVPRLKELINVSKKPKTPSLTVYLVGLPTRDAQRCKDVLCRLEHATLRKVTANTAIYYDPNPLSTVIAEDQEFVNVYYEMPDFDVTRISSWLLRIELDRKRMTDKKLSMEQIAEKISAGFGDDLNCIFNDDNAEKLVLRIRIMNSEEQKMEDDSEEQSDKMEDDVFLRYIEANMLTDMTLQGIPQIAKVYMHLPKEDNKKRIVITKEGEFNAVQDWILETDGTALMRILSDRDIDPVRTTSNDICEIFSVLGIEAVRKALEREVNHVISFDGSYVNYRHLALLCDVMTSKGHLMAITRHGINRQETGALMRCSFEETVDILMEAASSAEIDNMCGVSENIMLGQMMPGGSGCFGLLLDAEKCKQAMEIPTNVGGFGGTGLIFGSMASPSSMSPIRTPWTGGATPRFPGGFTPGGMTPGAAAFSPVPTDGGFSPGLSPSWSPAQSPGGASPASPYIPSPKHSGMSPSYSPVSPAYEPGTPGTPQSPKYSPGYNASSPTYSPTSPGYSPTSPSYSPTSPSYSPTSPSYSPTSPSYSPSSPSYSPTSPSYSPTSPSYSPTSPSYSPTSPSYSPTSPSYSPTSPSYSPTSPSYSPTSPSYSPTSPSYSPTSPSYSPTSPSYSPTSPSYSPTSPSYSPTSPSYSPASPSYSPSSPKYSPTSPSYSPASPEYSPSSPQYAPSSPSYSPSSPSYSPSSPSYSPSSPQYTPSSPKYSPSSPSYSPASPAYSPASPSYSPTSPGSGATSPAYSGNVGYSPSSPNYSPSSPSYSPNSPSYSPTSPSYSPTSPSYSPASPSYSPASPQYSPTSPAYTPGGDMSPASPSYSPTSPGGASPSSPAYSPNSPMYSPASPSYNPSSPGYSPTSPGYTPNTPGTAQYGPPDDSDED; from the exons ATGGCGCAGTTGACAGAGTCTAGTGTGGATCTCCGGCTTGTTAAACGCGTGCAGTTTGGCATTTTGAGCCCGGATGAAATA AAACGGATGTCAGTCACAGAGGGTGGAGTACAATATCCAGAAGTTTCAGAAGGTGGTCGTCCAAAGTTATTGGGTTTAATGGATCCACGACAGGGTGTAGTGGATCGAATGTCCAG GTGTCAAACATGTGCTGGCAATATGACCGACTGCCCAGGACATTTTGGGCACATTGAACTTGCAAAGCCTGTTTTTCATGTTGGATTTCTcacaaaaactataaaaatctTGCGTTGTGTATGTTTTTATTGCTCAAAACTCTTGGTGGAAAAG AATAATCCAAAAATTCGTCAAATTATGACAAAATCAAAAGGACAACCCAGAAAACGACTAGCTCATGTGTATGAGCTTTGTAaaggcaaaaatatttgtgaagGTGGTGAAGAAATGGACAACACATTTGATATGCAACaacgtgaagaggaggaaccCAGGAa ggTTGGGCATGGTGGATGTGGAAGATACCAACCCAAAATCAAACGACAAGGGATGGAACTCATTGCTGAATGGAAACATATCAATGAAGATTCTCAGGAAAAAAAGATGCCAGTATCAGCTGAGCGAGTTCTGGAAATTTTTAAA AGAATATCAGATGAAGAATCAGAGATCCTTGGAATGGATCCTAGATTTGCCAGACCAGAGTGGATGATAAACACTGTATTACCTGTACCACCATTATGTGTCCGTCCATCTGTTGTAATGGGTGGCGGAAGTGCCAGGAGTCAG GATGATTTAACACACAAGTTAGCCGATATTATTAAGTCAAATCAGCAATTAAAGAAAAACGAACAAAGTGGTACAGCTGCTCATATTATCCTCGAAGatgtaaaacttttgcaatatcATGTCGCTACTTTGTCTGACAATGACATGCCAGGAGTTCCCAAG GCACTGCAAAAATCTGGCCGTCCATTAAAATCAATCAAGCAACGCTTAAAAGCTAAGGAAGGTCGTATTCGTGGAAATCTGATGGGAAAACGTGTTGACTTCTCTGCTCGTACTGTAATCACGCCAGATCCAAATCTTAAAATTGATGAG GTTGGCGTACCTCGTTCTATTGCATGCAACATGACATATCCTGAAATTGTGACACCTTTCAATATTGAGAGAATGCAAGAACTAGTTAGAAGAGGAAATAACCAGTATCCAGGAGCCAAATACATCATCCGTGACAGTGGTGATCGAATTGATTTACGTTATCATCCTAAACCTTCGGACTTGCATCTAAATGTGGGATACAAG GTTGAAAGACACATTAAAGATGGTGATGTAGTTGTATTTAATCGACAACCAACTCTTCATAAAATGTCTATGATGGGTCATAAAATCAAAGTTTTACCCTGGTCTACTTTCAG GTTAAACCTTTCTGTTACCACACCTTACAATGCCGACTTTGATGGAGATGAAATGAACCTTCATGTTCCACAAAGTATGGAGACAAGAGCAGAGATTCTTGAGCTTGCCATGGTCCCGAGATTAATTGTCACCCCTCAAAGTAACAGGCCTGTCATGGGTATTGTCCAAGACACCCTGACAGCTGTcagaaaaatgacaaaaagagacacatttattgaaaaa GAAAACTTCATGAATTTGCTCATGTATTTAAATGACTGGGATGGAACAATTCCTCAACCTGCAATACTGAAACCGAAACCCCTTTGGACAGGAAAACAACTGTTTTCCCTCATCATTCCTCCCGGAATTAACTGCATTCGCACTCACAGCACTCATCCCGACGGAGAAGATTCGGGACCATATAAATTTATCTCTCCAGGGGACACCAGG GTACTTGTAGAGAATGGTGTTCTTTTAAGTGGAATTGTTTGCAAGAAGTCACTTGGTACATCTTCAGGCTCTCTTTGCCACATAGTTGCTTTAGAAAAAACACCTGATGTATGCAGAGAGTTTTACAGCAATATTCAA accgTGGTCAATAGCTGGCTGATGGTTGAAGGCCACTCCATTGGTATTGGTGACACCATTGCTGATGCACAAACGTACCAAGACATCCAAAACCAAATTCGAAAAGCTAAGCAAGAAGTCATAGAG gtaattgaaaaagctCACAAAGAAGATTTACAGCCTACACCAGGAAACACACTTCGCCAGACTTTTGAAAATCAAGTCAACAG GATTTTGAATGATGCTCGTGACAAGACTGGTTCGTCagctcaaaaaagtttgtcaGACTTCAACAATTTCAAAGCTATGGTGGTTGCTGGGTCAAAAGGTTCCAAAATTAATATCTCCCAG GTTATCGCTGTTGTGGGACAACAAAACGTTGAAGGAAAACGAATCCCATTTGGTTTTCGGCATCGAACCCTTCCCCACTTTATTAAG GATGATTATGGTCCTGAAGCTAgaggttttgttgaaaattccTATCTTGCTGGGCTCACACCAACAGAATTCTATTTCCACGCTATGGGAGGAAGGGAAGGTCTCATTGATACTGCTGTGAAAACTGCCGAAACTG GTTACATCCAGCGTCGTCTGGTCAAAGCTATGGAGGCTGTTATGGTCAGATATGATGGAACTATCCGTCAGTGTAATGATTACATGATACAGCTGTGTTACGGCGAAGATGGTTTGGCTGGAGAAAAAGTTGAATTTCAAACCCTGGCAACCTTGAAGCCCAGCCATAAGTCTTTTGACAAA AAATTCAGATTCGACTACACAAAAGAGAGATATATGCGCAGATGCTTGACTGAGGATGTAGTTCGGCAGATTCAAACTGATGTGCAGATTCAGCAAGAATTGGAATCAGAATTTGAACAGTTGCAACAGGACCGTGAAAACAttcgtgcaatttttccaACTGGTGATAGCAAG ATTGTTCTTCCAGTGAATTTAAGCAGATTAATTTGGAATGCTCAAAAGATATTCCATGTCGATCTTCGAAACCCATCCTACCTGAATCCAGTTCGTGTGATAGAAGGTGTCCGGGAATTGAGCAAGAAGCTGGTTATTGTATCTGGTGAAGATAGATTGAGCAAGGAGGCTCAAGCCAATGCTACTTTATTATTCAATGTACATCTCAG gTCTACCTTGTGCTCTCGAAGAGTGGCTGACGAATTTAGGTTGACAACGGAAGCTTTTGAGTGGATTCTAGGAGAAATAGAAACCAAATTTCAACAAGCTCAC GTACATCCAGGGGAAATGGTGGGGGCACTGGCTGCCCAATCCCTAGGTGAACCAGCTACCCAGATGACTCTAAATACATTTCACTATGCTGGTGTGTCTGCCAAGAATGTAACACTCGGTGTGCCACGGTTGAAGGAGTTGATCAACGTTTCTAAGAAGCCGAAAACTCCATCACTTACAGTTTACCTTGTTGGCTTGCCCACCAGAGATGCCCAGCGGTGTAAA GACGTGCTTTGTCGTCTTGAACATGCAACATTAAGAAAAGTTACAGCTAATACCGCAATTTACTATGACCCTAATCCATTGAGCACGGTCATAGCAGAGGATCAGGAATTTGTTAATGTGTACTATGAAATGCCTGATTTTGACGTTACAAGGATATCATCGTGGCTGCTTCGTATTGAATTGGATAGAAAAAGGATGACAG ACAAGAAACTGAGTATGGAGCAGATTGCTGAGAAAATAAGTGCTGGCTTTGGAGATGACCTCAACTGCATATTTAACGACGACAATGcagaaaaacttgttttacgAATTCGTATAATGAACAG TGAGGAGCAAAAGATGGAAGATGACTCTGAAGAACAGTCTGACAAAATGGAAGATGACGTTTTCTTAAGATATATTGAAGCAAATATGCTGACTGATATGACTCTGCAAGGAATTCCTCAAATTGCAAAG GTCTATATGCACTTGCCGAAAGAAGACAATAAGAAACGCATCGTCATCACAAAAGAAGGAGAGTTTAATGCAGTACAGGATTGGATTCTTGAAACAGATGGAACTGCTCTGATGAGGATCTTGTCTGATCGCGATATTGACCCAGTTCGAACCACTTCAAACGACATctgtgaaatattttct GTGCTTGGCATTGAGGCAGTGCGCAAAGCTCTTGAAAGAGAAGTGAACCATGTTATTTCTTTTGATGGTTCCTATGTCAACTACCGGCATCTTGCTCTTTTGTGTGATGTCATGACTTCCAAAGGTCACTTGATGGCAATAACACGTCACGGTATAAATCGTCAAGAGACAGGCGCTCTCATGAGATGTTCATTTGAGGAAACTGTGGACATTTTAATGGAG GCTGCTTCGTCTGCTGAAATTGACAACATGTGCGGAGTGTCAGAAAATATCATGCTAGGTCAGATGATGCCTGGTGGATCTGGATGTTTTGGACTGCTCTTAGATGCAGAAAAGTGCAAGCAAGCCATGGAAATTCCGACAAATGTTGGTGGATTTGGAG GTACTGGACTCATTTTCGGATCAATGGCTTCACCAAGTTCCATGTCACCCATAAGGACACCGTGGACTGGTGGTGCCACACCACGGTTCCCTGGAGGCTTTACTCCTGGTGGAATGACTCCAGGTGCAGCTGCGTTTTCACCTGTTCCAACAGATGGCGGATTTTCACCTGGTCTCAGCCCGTCATGGAGTCCTGCCCAATCTCCGGGAGGTGCAAGTCCTGCATCGCCTTACATACCATCTCCAAAGCACTCTGGAATGTCTCCAAGTTATTCTCCAGTTTCCCCAGCATACGAGCCTGGCACCCCAGGGACTCCACAAAGCCCGAAGTACAGTCCTGGGTACAATGCATCCAGTCCCACTTACTCACCCACAAGCCCTGGATACAGTCCTACATCGCCCTCATATTCACCCACAAGCCCAAGCTACAGCCCCACATCTCCGTCATATTCACCAACCAGTCCATCTTATTCTCCATCTAGTCCAAGCTACAGCCCCACGTCGCCAAGTTACTCTCCAACATCCCCAAGCTATAGCCCCACATCTCCAAGTTACAGTCCAACTTCTCCCAGCTATAGTCCCACATCACCGAGTTACTCTCCGACAAGTCCGAGTTATTCTCCAACCTCCCCATCATATTCTCCGACGAGCCCATCATACTCGCCAACATCACCCAGCTACAGCCCAACCTCACCTTCTTATTCCCCGACCAGCCCTTCTTACTCACCTACGAGCCCAAGTTACAGCCCTACAAGCCCATCATATTCACCAACCAGCCCGTCGTATTCACCTGCATCACCGAGCTATTCTCCGTCAAGCCCCAAATACTCACCGACCAGCCCTTCATACAGTCCTGCGTCTCCGGAGTACAGTCCATCAAGTCCACAGTATGCGCCTTCCTCCCCGTCTTATTCTCCATCGTCCCCATCGTACAGCCCATCTTCACCCAGTTATTCTCCTTCAAGTCCGCAGTATACTCCATCGAGCCCAAAATACTCACCATCCAGTCCTTCGTATTCTCCAGCAAGTCCGGCTTATTCACCAGCTTCACCCAGCTACTCACCTACTAGCCCAGGAAGTGGTGCCACAAGTCCGGCTTACAGTGGAAATGTTGGTTACTCTCCAAGCAGTCCTAACTACTCCCCAAGCAGTCCATCGTACTCTCCTAACAGCCCGTCCTATTCTCCAACTAGCCCATCATATTCCCCTACAAGTCCATCTTATTCACCTGCAAGCCCGTCTTACTCTCCTGCTAGTCCCCAGTACAGCCCTACAAGTCCGGCTTACACTCCAGGTGGTGACATGTCTCCAGCATCACCAAGTTATAGTCCAACATCACCAGGAGGTGCAAGCCCATCAAGTCCTGCATACAGTCCAAATAGTCCCATGTATTCTCCAGCTAGTCCTAGCTATAATCCTTCGAGTCCGGGATACAGCCCAACGTCACCTGGATATACACCCAACACTCCTGGGACTGCTCAGTATGGTCCACCTGATGATAGTGATGAAGATTGA